From a region of the Sminthopsis crassicaudata isolate SCR6 chromosome 6, ASM4859323v1, whole genome shotgun sequence genome:
- the LOC141546255 gene encoding vomeronasal type-2 receptor 26-like, translating to MINHYQHFLTFQFAVDEINKNPHLLPNLTLGYQLLNNFHNYKLAVESSLIWLSGNGPTIPNYRCDKQSNSVAVIGGLSSTLAMAMATILTLYKAPQISYGLFDLLLADKVQYPYVYQMGSKQSTLHLAFIQLMLHFDWNWVGVVLSDDTKGEIFFSNLKEEMMHHFLKCTNPVNNANDKSCGNGTRMAAETYDILNFKSFPDSIETLVKVGQAIPLNQEFSINEEEIDWPEDFSQSFLPYKDIVFLSVMETQTPTSICSLKCGPGFKKTILEDQPICCFDCIACPQGKISNHTGEFLMINYAEECLQCSEHQYPNKKRDRCLPRTVTFLAYEEPLGMTLACAAICFSLLTVLVLGVFLKHRDTPIVKANNRSLSYTLLVSLSLCFLCSLLFIGHPTTATCLLRQTTFAVVFTVAVSSILAKTITVVLAFRATRPGSRLQSWLGSTTSYSLIFTCTLIQMGLCGIWLGTYPPFLEMDIHSEPGSIIIQCNEGSLLTFYCVLGYMALLALASFTVAFLARNLPDTFNEAKFLTFSMLVFCSVWISFLPSYQSSKGKAIVALEVFAILTSSAGILTCIFAPKCFVILLRSKQNTIGILKKKVIS from the exons ATGATCAACCATTACCAACATTTTCTCACTTTCCAATTTGCCGTGGATGAAATTAACAAGAATCCCCATTTGTTACCCAACTTGACCTTGGGATACCAACTGCTCAATAACTTCCACAACTACAAACTAGCTGTGGAGAGCTCCTTGATATGGCTGTCAGGGAATGGTCCAACTATCCCTAATTATAGATGTGACAAGCAGTCCAATTCAGTGGCTGTCATTGGAGGATTGTCATCCACACTGGCCATGGCCATGGCCACCATTCTCACACTTTATAAAGCTCCACAG atCAGCTATGGCCTGTTTGATCTTCTCCTGGCTGATAAGGTCCAGTACCCTTATGTCTATCAGATGGGCAGCAAACAATCTACTCTCCATCTTGCATTCATCCAACTGATGCTACATTTTGACTGGAATTGGGTTGGAGTGGTTCTTTCAGATGACacaaaaggggaaatttttttcagCAATCTCAAAGAGGAGATG ATGCATCACTTCCTGAAGTGCACCAATCCTGTCAACAATGCTAATGATAAGTCTTGTGGGAATGGAACCAGGATGGCTGCTGAGACATACGATATTCTGAATTTCAAATCCTTCCCTGATTCTATTGAGACACTGGTGAAAGTAGGTCAAGCGATCCCTCTTAATCAGGAATTCAGcattaatgaagaagaaatagattgGCCAGAAGACTTTTCTCAG TCATTCTTACCTTACAAAGACATTGTCTTCCTTTCTGTTATGGAAACACAGACTCCAACTTCTATTTGCAGTCTGAAGTGTGGCCCTGGATTCAAGAAGACAATCCTTGAAGACCAGCCTATATGCTGCTTTGATTGTATCGCATGCCCCCAAGGGAAGATTTCCAATCACACAGGTGAATTCCTAATGATAAATT ATGCAGAGGAGTGCCTGCAGTGCTCTGAACATCAATATCCCAATAAGAAGAGAGATCGCTGCCTACCCAGGACTGTGACCTTCCTGGCCTATGAGGAACCTCTGGGAATGACTCTGGCCTGTGCAGCCATCTGCTTCTCCCTGCTCACTGTGCTGGTCCTTGGGGTCTTTCTGAAGCACAGGGACACCCCCATAGTCAAAGCCAATAACCGCAGTCTCAGCTACACTCTGCTGGTCTCCCTCAGCCTCTGCTTCCTCTGCTCCCTGCTCTTCATCGGCCATCCTACCACAGCCACCTGCCTGCTGCGCCAAACCACATTTGCAGTTGTCTTCACAGTGGCCGTTTCCTCCATTTTGGCTAAAACCATCACTGTGGTTCTGGCCTTCAGGGCCACCCGACCAGGGAGCAGGCTCCAGAGCTGGCTGGGATCCACAACATCTTACTCTCTCATTTTTACCTGCACCCTCATCCAAATGGGTCTCTGTGGCATCTGGCTTGGGACATACCCCCCCTTCCTGGAGATGGACATCCACTCTGAGCCTGGCTCCATTATCATCCAGTGCAATGAGGGCTCCCTCCTCACCTTCTACTGTGTCCTGGGCTACATGGCCTTGCTGGCCTTGGCCAGCTTCACTGTGGCTTTCCTGGCCAGGAACCTGCCAGACACTTTCAATGAAGCCAAGTTCCTGACCTTCAGCATGCTTGTGTTCTGCAGCGTCTGGATCTCCTTCCTGCCCTCCTACCAGAGCTCCAAGGGCAAGGCCATCGTGGCCTTGGAAGTCTTTGCCATCTTGACCTCCAGTGCCGGGATTCTCACTTGTATCTTTGCTCCCAAGTGCTTTGTGATCCTTCTAAGatcaaaacaaaatactataggaatacttaaaaagaaagttatttcctga